In the Sediminibacter sp. Hel_I_10 genome, one interval contains:
- a CDS encoding gliding motility-associated C-terminal domain-containing protein codes for MKFLFLASFTFFGFSISSAQCPTVDTPIQTFCDLESVLVGDLMAIDNGNGVVWYDTPTSTTPINNAAGLNNGEDYYADDNSGSCGSRQRVDVVIVGPPSGQNFQGVCLDDPTNATVGDLVANGNDVQWYLAPTGGTALSDSTVLNDDTLYYADQENPETGCRTSRLSVLVNVGSTPVPEGDTEQEFCITDSFNATVADLEASGLNNWYSTLFSAVPLALETPLVNGQTYYATTLDPPCESTGRLAVFVILSSSPNAGTGASLDICQNSESIDLFTVLGGSPDTGGTWSPALSSGTGVYNPELDPPGDYTYTIIATEPCEDVSATVSVNIQVAPIAGTDSTLDLCSNSDSVDLFEILGGSPQTGGTWSPALTSGSGLFDPSIDPEGVYFYTLPGTGPCDDVSAAVTVSVSTLPVAGIDASEEICDNITPFNLFDTLGGNPDPGGTWSPSLSSGSGIFNPTLDPAGTYTYTVFGSNPCPDDSATVTIIITEFPDAGTDGSIDLCSNNPSVNLFNSLGGTPEAGGTWSPALSSGTGIFNPAIDPPGVYTYTLVGTPPCPNATASVTVNVETAPNAGTDGSLDVCSDAGVINLFNSLGGNPDPGGAWSPTLNSGTGVFDPSIDPEGTYTYTIFGTSICSGDTANVTVVIVPFLDAGLDGSVNLCSNDTAVNLFDSLGGMPQSGGVWTPTLNSGTGIFDPNVDAPGIYTYTLSGTASCSDSSAEVTVSIEVVPEAGLNGSLNICSNSDPINLFDSLGGTPELGGTWSPNLNSGTGVFDPNIDSAGTYTYTQLSNTPSCENDTATVTVTVSELANAGNNGAIDLCSNSGIVDLFDSLGGSPETGGSWSPVLSSGTGLFDPAIDPEGIYTYTIASTTPCPDVSATVAVGIETVPEAGLDGSIDLCSIDAPVNLFDSLGGTPDVGGTWSPALSSGTGIFDPSLDSAGNYTYTISGSTGVCPDNTAIVNVTVSQIPNPGIDADLNVCSNDGPIDLFDVLGGTPQPGGAWSPPLISGPGIFNPSIDAAGVYTYSVIGAGSCPDASAAVNVSIEPEPNAGEDGTAEICDDNPVNLFNFIGGTPDATGFWSPPLLSGNGIFDPAIDIEGTYTYSVFSSECDLLDEASVIVTLGESPDLSNVVISSDSNFCIGSSIVVTISGANTLADGTYDITYQLFGANNSVNSTTVNLVSGISFFNISGNILENPGLTTITITEFFFSGSTCSGDTQAIQPIQVTIENIETPELVEEGASFCLEDEATITSLTNNVIGAGTIVWYDAAEGGSIYDPSDLLVDGQIYYGAFVSENECESSPRLEATVIIDTCILELIIPDGFSPNDDGINDDFHIVNLNELFPEFQLTIFNRYGNELYKGDVNSPRWNGTSKKGNGIAPVGVYFYILEFNDGVRSPQQGRVYLSR; via the coding sequence ACAACTCAGGAAGTTGTGGCTCCCGCCAGCGTGTGGACGTCGTAATTGTTGGTCCTCCATCAGGTCAAAATTTTCAAGGGGTTTGTTTAGATGATCCAACAAATGCTACAGTTGGCGATTTAGTTGCCAACGGAAATGATGTGCAATGGTATTTGGCGCCCACTGGCGGTACAGCTTTAAGTGATTCTACCGTTTTAAATGACGACACCCTCTACTATGCAGATCAGGAAAATCCTGAAACAGGCTGTCGCACCTCTAGACTTTCGGTACTGGTAAATGTCGGGTCGACCCCTGTTCCCGAAGGTGATACTGAACAAGAGTTTTGCATTACAGATTCCTTTAATGCTACCGTTGCTGATCTTGAAGCGAGCGGACTCAATAATTGGTATTCTACCTTATTTTCGGCAGTACCTTTAGCTTTAGAGACACCATTGGTTAATGGGCAAACCTATTACGCTACCACGTTAGACCCACCCTGCGAGAGCACCGGAAGGCTGGCTGTTTTTGTAATACTTTCCAGTAGCCCTAATGCTGGTACAGGTGCCTCATTAGATATTTGCCAAAATAGCGAGTCCATAGATTTATTCACTGTTTTAGGAGGGTCTCCTGATACGGGAGGAACCTGGTCTCCAGCGCTTTCTAGCGGAACTGGGGTTTACAATCCTGAACTGGACCCTCCAGGAGATTACACCTATACCATTATTGCTACAGAACCTTGTGAAGATGTCTCTGCCACAGTGAGCGTAAATATTCAAGTAGCACCAATTGCTGGTACCGATAGTACTTTAGACCTTTGCAGCAATAGTGATAGTGTAGATTTATTCGAGATTTTGGGAGGTTCGCCTCAAACTGGAGGTACTTGGTCGCCTGCCTTAACAAGTGGCTCAGGCCTGTTTGATCCTTCCATTGACCCAGAAGGCGTCTATTTTTATACCTTACCAGGCACTGGACCATGTGATGATGTCTCAGCTGCTGTAACGGTTTCTGTATCTACATTACCAGTTGCTGGAATAGATGCTTCGGAAGAGATTTGTGATAATATCACACCATTTAATTTATTTGATACCCTTGGCGGAAATCCTGATCCTGGCGGTACATGGTCACCGTCATTAAGTAGTGGTTCTGGTATTTTTAATCCAACCTTAGACCCAGCTGGAACTTATACGTATACTGTTTTTGGCAGCAACCCTTGTCCTGATGATTCTGCTACTGTTACAATTATTATTACGGAATTTCCAGATGCTGGCACCGACGGCTCAATCGACCTATGCTCTAACAATCCTTCGGTTAATTTGTTCAACAGCTTAGGAGGAACACCAGAAGCAGGTGGCACTTGGTCTCCAGCATTAAGCAGTGGTACAGGCATTTTTAATCCTGCGATAGATCCACCAGGTGTTTATACCTATACTTTAGTAGGAACTCCTCCTTGTCCAAATGCCACTGCATCGGTTACGGTGAATGTGGAGACTGCACCAAATGCAGGTACAGATGGTTCTTTAGACGTTTGCAGCGATGCTGGAGTGATCAATTTATTTAACAGCCTTGGCGGCAATCCAGATCCAGGTGGTGCTTGGTCTCCAACATTAAATAGTGGTACTGGAGTTTTTGACCCTTCAATAGATCCAGAAGGCACTTATACCTATACCATTTTTGGTACATCAATTTGCAGTGGAGATACTGCAAATGTTACTGTTGTAATCGTACCATTTTTAGATGCAGGGTTAGACGGATCCGTTAATTTATGTAGTAACGACACCGCCGTCAATCTTTTTGACAGTCTCGGAGGTATGCCACAATCTGGTGGCGTTTGGACCCCAACACTTAATAGTGGTACTGGCATTTTCGATCCTAATGTTGATGCACCTGGAATTTATACCTATACCTTATCTGGAACAGCTTCTTGTTCGGATTCTTCGGCAGAAGTAACGGTGTCTATAGAAGTAGTACCTGAAGCAGGTCTTAATGGTTCGCTAAATATATGTAGTAATAGCGACCCCATTAATTTATTTGACAGTTTGGGGGGCACTCCTGAGCTTGGTGGTACATGGTCTCCTAACCTTAATAGCGGCACAGGTGTTTTTGATCCAAATATCGATTCGGCAGGCACATACACTTATACACAGCTATCCAATACCCCTTCTTGCGAAAATGATACCGCAACCGTAACGGTAACAGTATCAGAATTAGCCAATGCTGGAAATAATGGCGCTATTGACCTATGTAGCAATAGCGGAATTGTTGACTTATTTGATAGTCTTGGCGGTAGTCCAGAGACTGGAGGCAGTTGGTCTCCTGTGCTATCCAGCGGTACAGGACTTTTTGACCCCGCTATTGATCCAGAAGGCATTTATACTTATACCATTGCAAGCACTACTCCTTGCCCAGATGTTTCGGCGACCGTAGCTGTTGGAATAGAAACTGTTCCTGAAGCAGGTTTAGACGGCTCCATTGATTTATGTTCAATTGATGCGCCAGTAAATCTTTTTGATAGCCTTGGAGGAACTCCTGATGTAGGTGGCACATGGTCCCCTGCACTTAGTAGCGGTACAGGAATTTTTGATCCTTCCTTAGATAGTGCTGGAAACTATACCTATACCATTAGCGGAAGTACAGGAGTTTGCCCTGATAATACGGCGATCGTTAACGTAACTGTCAGCCAAATACCCAATCCTGGCATTGACGCTGATTTGAACGTTTGTAGTAATGATGGACCGATAGATTTATTTGATGTGTTAGGAGGCACGCCACAACCAGGTGGGGCATGGTCGCCTCCGCTCATAAGTGGACCAGGTATATTTAACCCGAGTATTGATGCTGCAGGAGTTTACACCTATTCAGTAATAGGGGCTGGCAGCTGTCCAGATGCATCTGCTGCGGTTAATGTAAGTATTGAACCAGAACCAAATGCAGGTGAGGATGGTACAGCGGAAATTTGTGACGATAACCCTGTTAATTTATTTAATTTTATTGGTGGCACTCCTGATGCTACAGGGTTTTGGTCACCTCCATTATTAAGTGGAAATGGTATTTTTGATCCTGCAATAGATATAGAAGGCACTTATACTTATAGCGTATTTTCTTCAGAATGTGATCTTCTAGATGAAGCTTCTGTGATAGTCACTCTAGGTGAGAGCCCTGATTTATCAAATGTCGTGATATCCTCAGACTCTAATTTTTGTATTGGTTCTAGTATTGTGGTCACTATTTCTGGGGCTAACACACTAGCCGATGGAACTTATGATATCACTTACCAACTTTTTGGCGCTAATAATTCTGTAAATAGTACTACGGTTAACTTAGTCTCTGGAATTTCATTTTTCAATATCTCTGGAAATATTTTAGAAAATCCAGGATTAACAACCATTACCATCACTGAATTTTTCTTTTCAGGCAGTACCTGTTCTGGAGATACACAAGCCATACAACCCATTCAGGTCACTATTGAAAATATTGAGACCCCTGAACTGGTAGAAGAAGGCGCCTCATTCTGTTTAGAAGATGAAGCAACCATAACTAGTTTAACCAATAATGTCATAGGAGCTGGTACTATTGTTTGGTATGATGCTGCGGAAGGTGGTAGCATTTATGATCCCTCAGATCTTTTAGTGGATGGTCAAATTTATTACGGTGCTTTTGTATCTGAAAATGAATGCGAAAGTTCTCCAAGGTTGGAAGCCACAGTTATTATTGATACCTGTATCTTAGAACTGATCATCCCTGATGGATTTTCACCAAATGATGATGGGATCAATGATGATTTTCATATTGTAAATCTAAACGAACTTTTTCCTGAGTTTCAGTTGACCATCTTTAATCGCTATGGTAATGAATTGTACAAGGGCGATGTCAATTCACCACGATGGAATGGTACTTCTAAAAAAGGAAATGGTATCGCTCCTGTTGGGGTCTATTTTTATATTTTAGAATTTAATGACGGCGTACGCTCACCACAGCAAGGTCGCGTATATTTAAGCAGATAA
- a CDS encoding diacylglycerol kinase family protein codes for MALKNNVLFILNPTAGNSDVNLLKDEVKDVCEKNSLAFEIMETSGDNDQKRIADKVKGSNFNRVVVAGGDGTINLAASVLKDAGVSMGIIPTGSANGLALNLNLPDALEDQIKVALGETTYAMDMLVVNGEDCLHVADLGLNAELIRNYDSSSIHGKLGYILQSIPTLFKADYPYHFEITIDGNRKNFKGILLAIANAPKFGMGATINPNGKMNDGKFEVIIFKKLNFFQILKTFTNGYQLKSEFAEHFSIDAVHVTCKHSIALQIDGEYFGEQTDIEVKILPGAIEIAAQENNEFFV; via the coding sequence ATGGCGCTAAAAAACAATGTTTTGTTCATCCTAAACCCCACAGCAGGGAATAGCGATGTCAACTTATTAAAAGATGAGGTGAAGGACGTTTGTGAAAAAAACAGTCTCGCTTTCGAAATCATGGAGACCAGTGGGGACAATGATCAAAAGCGGATAGCAGACAAGGTCAAAGGCTCAAACTTTAATCGTGTTGTAGTGGCTGGTGGCGATGGTACGATTAATCTTGCCGCTTCAGTTTTAAAAGATGCTGGAGTGAGTATGGGGATTATTCCTACGGGGTCCGCCAATGGTTTGGCGCTCAACTTAAACCTGCCAGATGCTTTAGAAGATCAAATTAAAGTAGCTCTTGGTGAAACTACCTATGCTATGGATATGCTAGTGGTTAATGGGGAGGATTGCCTTCATGTTGCCGACTTGGGATTGAATGCCGAGCTGATACGGAATTATGATAGCTCTAGTATCCACGGAAAACTGGGCTATATCTTACAATCCATCCCAACCTTATTTAAAGCAGATTACCCTTATCATTTTGAAATTACTATAGATGGTAACCGTAAAAACTTTAAAGGCATTTTGCTAGCCATAGCCAATGCGCCTAAATTTGGGATGGGAGCCACCATAAACCCTAACGGGAAAATGAATGATGGAAAATTTGAAGTGATCATCTTCAAAAAATTGAACTTTTTTCAAATTCTTAAGACGTTTACCAATGGCTATCAACTCAAATCAGAATTCGCAGAACATTTCAGTATCGATGCTGTTCATGTCACGTGTAAGCATTCCATAGCCTTACAGATTGATGGCGAATATTTTGGAGAACAAACAGACATTGAAGTTAAGATTCTTCCGGGTGCCATTGAAATCGCTGCTCAAGAAAATAATGAGTTTTTTGTGTGA
- a CDS encoding OmpA family protein, which produces MINPQDFSNETPMKPFKIIVIIHVLLSTGFLSFSQNLKKANKLYENRAYIDAAKIYETLEKTPEILVKLGDCYYFNMDIKKANDAYSQAFDNGDKSQLSSEFYFKYFDALRSSEAYEKSDSISSHYLKVPLHTAVFRIKLKKITPFTYALNNLTKQNGTSSFSTGIIGGDHIIFASTRNPESPEYRWNNKPYLDLYEAKVTKGTVVRLDSITALPEIINTKTQHESNAIVTKDGNTMYFSRNEKRRVEIDSNKVAVVSIFKAEKINNEWTNVERVSFANDFYSTMHPALNSEEDRMYFSSDMPKSMGSFDIFYVDILEDGSFGKVKNLGAEINTKYREQFPFITKDSIIYYASNGKQGFGGLDLFSSKYEEGHYLESLNLGETINSPRDDFAFVLIDSINSGYFSSNRSGTDQIYNFDRTPKDRTYFVEGLVKDKVTGELLPNTIVTLFDRKGTIIEELVVGKDGSYSMEISPNQHYQIEGFKPKYIPELKTFDTNDKGDIEFNIELEIKSYDDAEEIITNRDDGNTYIELENIYFDFSKWEIKEQAAKTLDVLVSLLKKYPRMEIQLGAHTDSRSSASFNLELSQKRAAATLEYLVQNGINRSRLISKGFGESQPIIPCGTKCTEAEHSINRRCEFLILK; this is translated from the coding sequence ATGATAAATCCCCAAGATTTTTCTAATGAGACGCCCATGAAACCATTTAAAATCATAGTAATTATACATGTCCTCTTAAGCACAGGATTCTTGAGTTTTTCTCAAAACTTAAAAAAGGCGAATAAACTTTATGAAAATCGAGCCTATATTGATGCTGCAAAAATTTATGAAACATTAGAAAAAACTCCTGAAATTTTAGTAAAACTTGGAGATTGCTATTATTTTAATATGGACATCAAAAAGGCAAACGATGCTTACTCCCAAGCATTTGATAACGGCGATAAATCTCAATTGTCTTCAGAATTTTACTTTAAATATTTTGATGCTCTAAGAAGTTCTGAAGCTTATGAAAAATCAGATTCCATCTCCTCCCACTATTTAAAAGTCCCATTACACACGGCCGTATTTCGAATTAAACTTAAAAAGATTACCCCTTTTACCTATGCTTTAAATAATTTGACCAAACAAAATGGAACTTCAAGTTTTAGTACGGGGATTATAGGTGGCGACCATATTATTTTTGCATCCACAAGAAATCCCGAAAGTCCAGAATACCGATGGAACAATAAGCCCTATTTAGATCTCTATGAAGCTAAGGTCACAAAGGGTACTGTAGTGCGTTTAGACAGCATAACGGCTCTTCCTGAAATTATAAATACTAAGACGCAGCATGAAAGCAATGCCATAGTCACAAAAGATGGCAACACCATGTATTTTTCTCGCAATGAAAAACGTCGTGTAGAGATTGATTCTAATAAGGTTGCGGTGGTTAGTATTTTTAAAGCAGAAAAAATTAATAATGAATGGACCAATGTTGAGCGGGTATCATTTGCGAATGACTTCTATTCTACAATGCACCCTGCCTTAAATTCAGAAGAAGATAGAATGTACTTTTCTAGTGATATGCCAAAGAGTATGGGATCCTTTGATATTTTTTATGTCGATATATTGGAAGATGGCAGTTTTGGAAAGGTAAAAAATCTCGGTGCAGAAATCAATACCAAATACAGAGAGCAATTTCCTTTTATTACAAAGGATAGCATTATATACTATGCCTCAAATGGAAAGCAGGGCTTTGGGGGACTTGATTTATTTTCTAGCAAATACGAGGAAGGGCATTATTTAGAGTCTCTAAATCTAGGTGAGACCATTAACAGCCCTAGAGACGATTTTGCATTTGTATTAATTGATAGTATTAACAGCGGATATTTCTCTTCAAATCGAAGCGGTACCGATCAAATCTATAACTTTGATCGTACCCCAAAAGACAGAACCTATTTTGTTGAAGGCTTGGTAAAAGATAAAGTTACGGGTGAACTTCTACCTAATACTATTGTGACCTTATTTGATAGAAAGGGTACTATTATAGAAGAGCTTGTTGTTGGTAAAGATGGTAGTTACAGTATGGAAATTAGTCCAAATCAACATTACCAAATCGAAGGGTTTAAACCTAAATATATTCCCGAGCTCAAAACCTTTGACACCAATGATAAAGGCGATATCGAATTTAACATAGAATTGGAAATCAAGTCTTATGATGATGCCGAAGAGATTATTACTAATCGTGATGATGGGAACACTTATATTGAACTTGAGAACATTTACTTCGATTTTTCTAAATGGGAAATTAAAGAGCAAGCCGCAAAAACATTGGATGTTTTGGTTTCGCTTCTTAAAAAATACCCACGGATGGAAATTCAACTAGGAGCTCATACCGATTCTAGAAGTTCTGCAAGTTTCAATTTGGAGCTGTCCCAAAAACGAGCTGCAGCAACACTAGAGTATTTAGTGCAAAATGGAATTAATAGAAGCCGATTGATTTCAAAAGGCTTTGGAGAATCTCAACCTATTATCCCTTGCGGTACTAAGTGTACAGAAGCTGAACATTCCATTAACAGACGCTGCGAGTTTTTAATTCTTAAATAG
- a CDS encoding App1 family protein produces the protein MKVDLSIYRGYINNKELVISGHIFKSWAPSQYSIQQPSIKHAMAIFKMFNIKPLKNVSIRFEFKDLSVTTKSLDDGYFSFRVPFSEALESGWHSCSVSHKIGEFNIIANSELLKPFDGTYGIISDIDDTFLISHSSNIFKKLFVMLTQNINKRKIFEDVPEHYQALSAAGQTSEAAANSFFYVSSSEWNLYSFIVAIAKKYQLPKAVILLKKIKTGIGDFVFTGGGSHDHKFEKIKDIISFYPNLQYVLLGDDSQKDPFLYERICKVFPKNIKAIYIRQTRKNQKQNVVETLNNISDLGVETLYFTNSKNAIVHSKDIGIIK, from the coding sequence ATGAAGGTTGACTTAAGCATATACCGAGGCTATATCAATAATAAGGAACTGGTGATTTCCGGACATATCTTTAAGTCCTGGGCTCCAAGCCAATACAGTATACAACAGCCCTCTATCAAACATGCCATGGCTATTTTTAAAATGTTTAATATCAAACCGCTTAAAAATGTATCCATTAGGTTTGAGTTTAAAGACTTAAGCGTCACCACAAAATCATTGGATGATGGCTATTTTAGCTTTAGAGTTCCGTTTTCCGAAGCTTTAGAAAGTGGATGGCACTCCTGTTCGGTCTCTCATAAAATTGGTGAATTTAACATTATTGCCAATAGTGAACTTCTTAAGCCATTTGACGGAACCTATGGCATTATTTCAGACATTGACGATACCTTCTTGATTTCTCATAGTTCTAATATTTTCAAGAAACTATTTGTAATGCTCACTCAAAACATCAACAAGAGAAAGATCTTTGAGGATGTTCCAGAACATTATCAAGCCTTAAGCGCTGCGGGTCAAACTAGCGAAGCCGCCGCCAATTCATTTTTCTATGTATCCAGTAGTGAGTGGAATTTGTATTCCTTTATTGTTGCCATTGCAAAAAAATACCAATTACCAAAAGCTGTGATTTTATTAAAAAAAATCAAAACAGGAATTGGCGATTTTGTATTTACCGGTGGTGGCAGTCATGACCATAAGTTTGAAAAAATTAAAGACATTATTTCCTTCTATCCAAACTTACAGTACGTGCTTCTTGGTGATGATTCACAAAAAGACCCTTTTCTTTATGAACGCATCTGCAAAGTGTTTCCGAAGAATATCAAAGCCATTTATATAAGACAAACGCGGAAAAATCAAAAGCAAAACGTCGTAGAAACTTTAAATAACATCAGTGATTTGGGAGTCGAAACCCTATATTTCACCAACAGTAAAAATGCCATTGTTCATTCTAAAGACATTGGAATTATAAAATAA
- the era gene encoding GTPase Era, whose amino-acid sequence MEKVAHKAGFVNIIGNPNVGKSTLMNAFVGEKLSIITSKSQTTRHRILGIVNGDDFQMILSDTPGIIKPAYELQASMMDFVKSAFDDADVLIYMVEIGEQELKDEAFFNKITNSKIPVLLLLNKIDKSDQEQLESQVQLWSEKVPNAEIFPISALEGFNVKEVFSRIVELLPLSPAFYPKDQLTDKPERFFVNETVREKILMHYKKEIPYAVEIDTEEFFEEEDIIRMRSVIMVERDSQKGIIIGHKGSALKRVGVEARKDLEKFFGKQVHLELYVKVNKNWRSDQKQLKRFGYNQ is encoded by the coding sequence ATGGAAAAAGTAGCACATAAAGCCGGTTTCGTAAATATCATTGGCAATCCTAATGTGGGGAAATCCACACTTATGAATGCTTTTGTGGGCGAAAAGTTATCTATTATTACCTCAAAATCCCAAACGACAAGACATCGTATTTTAGGGATTGTAAACGGGGATGACTTTCAAATGATCTTGAGCGATACGCCAGGTATTATAAAGCCTGCCTATGAGTTACAAGCGTCTATGATGGACTTTGTAAAATCTGCTTTTGATGATGCTGATGTCTTAATTTATATGGTTGAGATTGGCGAACAAGAACTCAAGGACGAAGCCTTTTTTAATAAAATTACCAACTCCAAAATCCCAGTGCTTTTGTTGTTGAATAAGATTGATAAATCAGACCAAGAACAGTTAGAATCCCAAGTACAATTGTGGTCTGAAAAGGTGCCCAATGCCGAAATTTTTCCAATTTCTGCTCTAGAGGGCTTTAATGTAAAAGAGGTTTTTTCTAGAATTGTGGAGCTTTTGCCCTTATCTCCTGCGTTTTACCCAAAAGATCAATTGACCGATAAACCAGAACGGTTTTTCGTGAATGAGACGGTACGCGAGAAAATTTTAATGCACTACAAAAAGGAAATTCCTTATGCCGTAGAAATCGATACAGAAGAGTTTTTTGAAGAAGAAGACATTATCAGAATGAGATCTGTAATTATGGTGGAGCGTGATTCTCAAAAGGGAATTATTATTGGTCATAAAGGCTCTGCTTTAAAACGCGTTGGTGTTGAGGCTAGAAAGGATTTAGAGAAATTCTTCGGAAAACAGGTGCACCTAGAACTCTACGTCAAAGTCAATAAAAATTGGAGAAGCGATCAAAAGCAATTAAAACGCTTTGGTTATAATCAATAA
- a CDS encoding porin family protein, with protein MKTVFLSTVFLVFSIATSFGQADSKSIDFGVKGGVNFSNIGGDDFRDVDSRTSFNVGLVLEVPISDRFSFQPELLYSGQGFDIREIDQDNVFDTDDNIEYQLDYIQVPLLLKAYLVKGLSVEAGPQFGFKINEEYDFQPTADGGDIEIDDEDSSIKKFDTSVALGSSYKFDSGFFLSARYTFGLTDVFEDDSIFQNVDAKNNVWQFGVGFMF; from the coding sequence ATGAAAACAGTATTTTTAAGTACAGTATTTTTAGTTTTTTCAATTGCTACAAGTTTTGGACAGGCTGACTCAAAATCGATAGATTTTGGAGTTAAAGGTGGCGTTAACTTTTCTAACATCGGTGGAGATGATTTTAGGGATGTGGATTCGAGAACAAGTTTCAATGTAGGTTTAGTATTAGAAGTTCCTATTAGTGACCGCTTCTCTTTTCAACCAGAATTACTATACTCAGGACAGGGATTTGATATTCGTGAAATTGACCAAGACAATGTATTTGATACCGATGATAATATCGAGTACCAATTAGATTACATCCAAGTACCTCTTTTACTAAAAGCGTATTTAGTGAAGGGATTGAGTGTAGAAGCAGGACCACAATTTGGTTTCAAAATCAACGAAGAATATGATTTTCAACCAACTGCAGATGGTGGAGATATAGAGATTGATGATGAGGATTCTTCTATCAAAAAATTTGATACGAGTGTTGCCTTAGGGTCTTCTTATAAATTTGATAGCGGTTTTTTCTTGAGTGCGAGATACACTTTTGGACTAACAGATGTATTTGAAGATGATTCAATATTTCAAAATGTAGATGCAAAAAACAATGTTTGGCAATTTGGAGTTGGCTTCATGTTCTAA
- a CDS encoding type IX secretion system membrane protein PorP/SprF, with translation MSNAFLTYKLLLMFLGLTCLMQAQQDPQFTQYMYNMSVLNPAYSTADETSLNLGTLYRTQWVGSVGGPSTGTFFAHTKFTDRLEGGISVIHDQIGDVVKETNAYIDVAYVIPVNDKASVSFGIKAGASFFSTDFSGFIYSDPLPDPAFAENISRTFPNIGAGAYYFTDHYYVGLSAPNLLNSKHLDEDSGIVTEGAENIHLFLTGGYVINLNDRLKLKPAFMTKYVNGAPLSIDITANVLFNEKIEAGVGYRFDDSVSGLINLRILPNLRVGYAYDYTLSNLGRFNSGSHEVFLLFDISRLTKGYDKSPRFF, from the coding sequence ATGAGCAACGCATTTTTGACATATAAATTACTTTTGATGTTCTTAGGGCTTACCTGTCTCATGCAAGCTCAACAAGATCCTCAGTTTACCCAATACATGTACAACATGAGTGTATTAAACCCGGCTTACTCTACGGCAGATGAAACCTCGTTAAATCTTGGGACGCTTTACCGTACGCAATGGGTTGGATCTGTCGGTGGTCCGTCTACTGGAACCTTTTTCGCACACACTAAATTTACCGATCGTCTAGAGGGGGGTATTTCTGTAATTCATGATCAAATTGGTGATGTGGTTAAAGAGACCAATGCTTATATTGATGTTGCCTATGTAATACCCGTTAACGACAAAGCAAGTGTTTCTTTTGGTATCAAAGCTGGTGCCTCATTTTTTAGTACTGATTTTAGCGGATTTATTTATTCTGATCCCTTACCCGATCCAGCGTTTGCAGAAAACATAAGCCGTACCTTTCCCAATATAGGGGCTGGTGCTTATTATTTTACAGATCACTATTATGTGGGATTATCTGCCCCTAATTTATTAAACTCAAAACACTTGGACGAAGACAGCGGCATTGTAACTGAAGGCGCTGAAAACATTCATCTATTTTTAACTGGTGGTTATGTTATAAATCTTAATGACCGTCTTAAATTAAAGCCAGCTTTTATGACGAAATATGTGAATGGTGCACCATTATCTATAGATATTACCGCCAATGTATTATTTAATGAAAAAATTGAGGCCGGTGTTGGGTATCGTTTTGACGACTCTGTGAGTGGATTGATCAACTTAAGGATATTACCAAATCTTAGGGTAGGATATGCCTATGACTATACCTTGTCAAATCTAGGCCGATTCAATTCTGGATCGCATGAGGTGTTTTTATTATTTGACATTAGTAGATTGACCAAAGGTTATGATAAATCCCCAAGATTTTTCTAA